Genomic window (Chryseobacterium bernardetii):
GAACGAATATCAACTGGAGGAAAAATACAGTAAGCAGTTTCTTTTATTAGCCTCCAAACAGAATGACCCCAATCTGATCTTCGATGCTTATATGAGAATGGGGTATATGTATGAACAGAAATATGTTCAAAATCCTTCTGATATACAGTTTAGAAATAAAGCAGAACAGTATTATGTACAGGCGATTACCACTTTCAATAAAAATAAAGGATCTATGCTCAATAAGAGCAACCTTTCCTATGCCGCTATTAATTTAGCCAATCTGTATACGGAATTTAATCCGGATAAGGCCAGGCAATATGCCCAGTTAGCTAATAAAATAAGCTTGGAAACGGGTGAGTCTATTCATATTGCTTCCTCATTTGGCATTTTGGCAGAGTTAGCTATACAGGATAAAAACTACGATTTGGCGAAATCTTATTTCCTGAAAGCCTCTATGGAAATTGGGAAAAGCCCTGTAAGAAATCATAATATAGAATTATCTATCCTTGAGTCTTTATCCAGAGTGAGTGAAGAACAAGGCAATTATAAAGAAGCATTAACGTATTATAAAAGTTACGTAGATAAATACAAGAGCGTTTACGACCAGGAAAAACTGGATATTACCAAAAGATTAGAGTCCCAGTTTGAAAAAGAAAGACAGGAACAGAAATATATAAATCTGCAGCTGGAAAGTGATAAAAAAGCTCAGCAGATCAAGCTGATCAACATCCTTCGTGCACAGCGTGAACAGGTTTATAACAACTTAAAACTCGTGGAAGAGAACCAACGGGAACGTTTAAAGTTTTCGGAGCTCGAATCTGAGAAAAAAGAGCAGCAACTTCATTTAGCGAAGTTAGAAACAAAACAGAAGAATAATGACATTAACAGTTATAAAAAGCTGCTGGCTTTCAAAGAAAAAATCAACACCTATTATATTGTTTTTATTTTCATTTTCATTGTTCTCATTTTCTTATTGCTGTATGCTTATAAGCAACGTGTAAAATCTATTAAGCAAAGGGATGAACTGCATGCCCTGGCCATGGAAAAAGAAAAACAGAACTCCAAAATTTCTACACTTACTGCATTGCTTGAAGGGCAGGAACAGGAGCGTGGCCGCTTAGCCCGCGACCTTCATGACGGATTAGGAGGCTTGCTTTCAGGAACCAAACTTCAATTGTCTATTTTAGATACTCACCGATCCGAAAATATAGAAGAAGGCATTTCAAAATCAATCAGCCAGATTGATGGGGCTGTAGAAGAACTTAGACGTGTAGCGCACAATCTGATGCCTGATTTATTAATGAAATACGGATTGGTGGCAGCTATTGAAGAATTTGCTTTAAGGATGTCCAACAGCGCTTTAAGCATCCATACTGAATTTATCAATTACAGTAATTCCATATCAGAAGAAAAACAGCTGCTGATTT
Coding sequences:
- a CDS encoding ATP-binding protein, with the protein product MEQLNLAPKYATALFFHNVKSKSYQILAQNISAASKQADGKYATILYAVQAMNYRLDNKEAESSKSLEMARTYSLKTTSNEAKGYLEYAKGWILVRNNKTTEAVTAYLKAINYFENSPTTSTLYGRYGNTAKELSAIYADLNEYQLEEKYSKQFLLLASKQNDPNLIFDAYMRMGYMYEQKYVQNPSDIQFRNKAEQYYVQAITTFNKNKGSMLNKSNLSYAAINLANLYTEFNPDKARQYAQLANKISLETGESIHIASSFGILAELAIQDKNYDLAKSYFLKASMEIGKSPVRNHNIELSILESLSRVSEEQGNYKEALTYYKSYVDKYKSVYDQEKLDITKRLESQFEKERQEQKYINLQLESDKKAQQIKLINILRAQREQVYNNLKLVEENQRERLKFSELESEKKEQQLHLAKLETKQKNNDINSYKKLLAFKEKINTYYIVFIFIFIVLIFLLLYAYKQRVKSIKQRDELHALAMEKEKQNSKISTLTALLEGQEQERGRLARDLHDGLGGLLSGTKLQLSILDTHRSENIEEGISKSISQIDGAVEELRRVAHNLMPDLLMKYGLVAAIEEFALRMSNSALSIHTEFINYSNSISEEKQLLIYRVIQELVNNAIKHAKASEIIIQISEEKNILNLTVEDDGKGFDPASLDSKKTAGFHNIESRVQFLKGTMNITSQLNIGTSIELQIPTH